From the genome of Nakamurella flavida:
GCCCGCCACGCGTTCGATCAGTCCGGAGGCCAGGAACAACGCCGTCTGCACGAGGATGTGGTGGGCGACGTAGAAGATGGCCGCGGAGATGCCGGCCGCCGAGGCCAGACCGACGCCGAAGATCATGTAGCCGATGTGCGAGACCAGGGTGAAGGAGAGCAACCGCTTGATCCCCGGTTGCACCACGGCGCCCAGGATGCCGACCAGCATGGTCAGGCCGCCGGCGATCATCAGCAGGGTGCCGTACGACCCGGGGAAAAGCAGGGTCTGCACCCGGATGATCGCGTAGACACCGACCTTGGTGAGCAGCCCGGCGAACACGGCCGTGACCGGCGCGGGCGCGGTCGGGTAGCTGTCCGGCAACCATGCCGACATCGGGAACACCGCCGCCTTCACGCCGAAGGCGACCAGCAGGACGGCGCCGAGAGTGGCCTTGATGCCCGGTGGCACGGTGTCGAGCTTCCCGGCCAGGTCGGCCAGGTTGACCGTGCCGGTGGCCGCGTAGATCAGGGCGATCGCGGACAGGAAGATGATCGAGGACAGCAGCGAGACCACGATGTACGGCGCCCCGGCCCGCAGCCGCTCCTTCGTCCCGCCGAGGGTCAGCAGGACGTAGCTGGCGGTCAGCAGGATCTCGAAGCTGACGAAGAGGTTGAACAGGTCGCCGGACAGGAAGGCGTTGGAGACGCCGGTCGCCAGGATGAGGAACGTCGGGTGGAAGATCGACACCGGCGTCTCCGACTCGCCGCCCCCGCCCTCGTCCTCCCGCCCCTGTGCGATCGCGTACACGAGCACGGCGAGGGTCACCGTCGTAGAGACGACCAGCATGAACGCGGCCAGTCGGTCGGCGACCAGGGTGATGCCGAACGGCGCCGACCACCCGCCGATGTGCATGACCATCGCGCCGTTGTTGTCGACCCAGACGAGCATGGCCAGCGCGACGACGAGTTGAGCGGCCAGGGCGGAGACCGACAGCATCCGCTGCAGCTTGGGCCGACGACTGGCGATGAGGGTGACACCGGCGCCGGCCATGGGCAGCACCACGGCCAGCGGCAGCAGGGCCACCATCGAGGACGGGTTCATCTCACTCCTCCCCGCCGGTCGCCGGGCTGTCGACCAGGTCCTCGTCGGGATCGTCCTGGACGTCGACCTGCGAGGTCGACCGGTAGTTGCGGTACACCATCGCCAGCAGGAACGCGGTGACGGCCAACGAGATGACGATGGACGTCAGGATGAGCGCCTGCGGGAGCGGGTCGGCGTAGGCCTCGTCGCCGGACACCTCGCCGACGATCGGCGGCTCGCCGTCGGTTCCCGAGCTCAGCAGGAGCAGGTTGACGCTGTGGCCGACCAGCAGGAAGCCGAGCAGGACCCGGACCAGGTTGCGCGACAGCATGAGGTACACCCCGGCGGCGAAGAGCGCGCCGATGGTCAGGGCCATGATCAGGTTGGTGGTCATCGACGAGTCCCCCGTCCCGTGTCGGCGGTGCGGCGGCCCCGCCGGGAACGGGGTGCGTCGTCGTCGAGTCGGTCCACGACGGCCTGTCGGTCGAGCTCGGCACCCAGCGAGCGCAGGACGTCCAGCACCAGGCCGATGACGACGAGGTAGACGCCGATGTCGAAGATCGTGGAGGTGACGAACTTCAGCTCCAGGCCCAACACCTCGCCCTGGAAAATCGTGGACTGCAGGGCCGACCCGCCGCCGACGAGCCCGACGACGGCCATTACCGCGGCGATCAGCAGACCGATGCCCATGACGATGCCGGCATCGACCGGGGCGGCCTCCCCGAGCTCGAAGGCGCCGCCGGCCAGGTACCGCAGGGTCAGCGCGAGACCGACGATGAGCCCGGCCGCGAACCCACCACCGGGCTGGTCGTGCCCGACGAACAGGACGTACAGCGAGAAGACCACGATGATGTGGAAGATCAGCCGGGTGACGACCTCGAGCAGCAGGGAGCGTCGCGGCGTCCAGTCGGTGGCCAGCCACGGGGACGGGCGGCGAGGCTTGGCCGCCTTCGGCAGCGCGGTGGGCCGGCGCGGCACCGACCCGGTGCGCTGCGACAGGAACACCAACGACGCGACCCCGGTGGCGGCGGCGATGAGCACCGAGATCTCCCCGAAGGTGTCCCAGCCCCGGACGTCGACCAGGATGACGTTGACGATGTTGTAGCCGCCGCCGTAGCTGACGGACGGGTCGGGAAGCGCGTCGGAGATCGGCGCCACGGTCCGGGTACCGGGGATGATCAGCGCGAGAGCCGTCATCAGGGCGCCGGCGAACACGGCGACGACGGCACGGAACCCGTTGCCCTTGCGGGAGGCGAACAACGCCCGGTCGGGCATGCGGGTGAGGACGAGCAGACCGGCCACCAGGGTGACCGTCTCGACCAGCAGCTGGGTCAACGCGAGATCCGGCGCTCCTCGCAGGATGAACAGCACGGCGACGGCGTACCCGACCCCGCCGACCAGGATGATCGCGACCATGCCGCGCTTGACCCGGAGCAGCACCACGGCCAGGGCGAGGATGACGGCCGACAGCAGCACCTCGGCCGGGTCACCGAAGGTCTCGACCGACTTCGGCCCCACCCCGGCCTTGATCAGCATGGTGCCGGGGAACGCGATCAGGACGATCAGGATGGCGCCGAGGGAGACGGGCAGGGAGCCCCGCTGCGTGGCGTTGGTGACCGCGACGGCGACCGCGTCGACCCCGGCCGTGGTGGCCCGGTAGGACCGACCCGGCTCGGCCGCAGCGGGGCGGGCGATCTCTCCGGCGTGCTCCCGGCGACGCTGACCGAAGAAGATCACCGTGCCGAGCAGCCAGCCCGTCGCGGACAGGGCGAGCGGCAGGTTGAACCCGTGCCACAACGCCATGGCGTCCTCGTGGGTCTCACCGGCGGTGCCGGCGTAGGACTGCACCAGCGGCTCGAGCAGCTGCGGGACGAGTC
Proteins encoded in this window:
- a CDS encoding Na+/H+ antiporter subunit D; this translates as MNPSSMVALLPLAVVLPMAGAGVTLIASRRPKLQRMLSVSALAAQLVVALAMLVWVDNNGAMVMHIGGWSAPFGITLVADRLAAFMLVVSTTVTLAVLVYAIAQGREDEGGGGESETPVSIFHPTFLILATGVSNAFLSGDLFNLFVSFEILLTASYVLLTLGGTKERLRAGAPYIVVSLLSSIIFLSAIALIYAATGTVNLADLAGKLDTVPPGIKATLGAVLLVAFGVKAAVFPMSAWLPDSYPTAPAPVTAVFAGLLTKVGVYAIIRVQTLLFPGSYGTLLMIAGGLTMLVGILGAVVQPGIKRLLSFTLVSHIGYMIFGVGLASAAGISAAIFYVAHHILVQTALFLASGLIERVAGTTMLARLGGLASAAPVLAVLFFIPAMNLAGVPPLSGFLGKVGLFEAALADGRVLPLIVVGVGALTSLLTLYAIVRMWGRTFWRPVPEGVDDDHQHDHGVDPDTQVGRTTTGAESGMSTGTRKRATRAAARRRTQDEVARLPGGMIGATTAMVAVGLVLTIGAGPVYAFTQRAADNLMDPAVYVNAVTSTTGDGEDELRGSVGGTAPDPAPASEPTSDPSAPSEAPAVDGPAETTGGGS
- a CDS encoding Na(+)/H(+) antiporter subunit C, with product MTTNLIMALTIGALFAAGVYLMLSRNLVRVLLGFLLVGHSVNLLLLSSGTDGEPPIVGEVSGDEAYADPLPQALILTSIVISLAVTAFLLAMVYRNYRSTSQVDVQDDPDEDLVDSPATGGEE
- a CDS encoding Na+/H+ antiporter subunit A; protein product: MLSRPGAGVFEFAPALIAAYVVLAVLAPALCKRWGRPALMACGLLPLATTVWAGAQLSAVLDGGERLVHVDWIPTLSIGIDLRLDALSLVMTLVVAGVGTLVFLYSGRYFPADDDGLGKYTGSLLAFAGSMLGLVLADNLLLLVIFWELTGVLSYLLIAHRSGKRSSRVAATQAFIVTTAGGLVMLVGAVMLGENAGTYTLSSILAAPPSGPLITTSVVLMIVGGITKSAIVPFSFWLPGAMAAPTPASAFLHAATMVKAGIYLFARLAPAFAALSLWQPVLMVLGGITLLYGGVVALRQRDLKLLLAYGTVSQLGLMTLLIGTGNPDALLGGLAMLIAHATFKAALFFVVGVIDTSAGTRDLTKLSGLRRSMPVMFWVSVLAAVSMAGVPPMIGFAAKEAGYAGILDGGAWGAGGAVVMTLGSALTVTYSIRFLWGAFSDKPGQADTEVSPSSPWMTGPAVGLAALGLVLGLVPQLLEPLVQSYAGTAGETHEDAMALWHGFNLPLALSATGWLLGTVIFFGQRRREHAGEIARPAAAEPGRSYRATTAGVDAVAVAVTNATQRGSLPVSLGAILIVLIAFPGTMLIKAGVGPKSVETFGDPAEVLLSAVILALAVVLLRVKRGMVAIILVGGVGYAVAVLFILRGAPDLALTQLLVETVTLVAGLLVLTRMPDRALFASRKGNGFRAVVAVFAGALMTALALIIPGTRTVAPISDALPDPSVSYGGGYNIVNVILVDVRGWDTFGEISVLIAAATGVASLVFLSQRTGSVPRRPTALPKAAKPRRPSPWLATDWTPRRSLLLEVVTRLIFHIIVVFSLYVLFVGHDQPGGGFAAGLIVGLALTLRYLAGGAFELGEAAPVDAGIVMGIGLLIAAVMAVVGLVGGGSALQSTIFQGEVLGLELKFVTSTIFDIGVYLVVIGLVLDVLRSLGAELDRQAVVDRLDDDAPRSRRGRRTADTGRGTRR